The Capsicum annuum cultivar UCD-10X-F1 chromosome 3, UCD10Xv1.1, whole genome shotgun sequence genomic sequence tgaCTTTTTTGAATCTCGTTagttatcatatctaaattagattcaagaatattaaAGTTATGACAGTCGTGAGGTCTTACCTCGCTAGGTTCACCTGTTGCCATGAAACACATATTGGCAGCCTCTACTTCTTCTTTAGTTCATCTTAATCACTCCAGActctaaatttttaattctttctaGATGGTTTTCTTCTTAACACTAGACAGATTTGTTTGAAATGGCCAAGCCTTCCACAGTGATAACAACGATCATCATTTCTAGTggagtcattatttttggctccttgGGATTGTTGCTATCTCTGTctcatgatctgccttactccACAATTGATAAGGGCCATCCCTTCGCCATTAGCATCTTTCAAAATGTCCTTTTCTTTAGTTGGAGCAACATTAAAGACTActaatttcttattttcatccTTATGGTAGCTATTGATATAATTTCTTTCATATCCAATGAGGTTACCTCatagttcatcatatgtcatgttgtatAGCTATCCGTCTTCCAGAATGGGAGCCTTGGTTTCCCAAATCTTTGAAAGACTTTGAACCAGCTTCTGGACTTGCAGgctatgtggatagatcatcTCTAGTGATTTCAGTTCGCATACaattttactaaatttggcaaacattgtttcaatgttctCATTCTCTTCCACTTTGAACATCTTGTATTTAATGATCACGACaacaatttttgactttttgacttcAGTGGTTCCTTCGTAGGTTACCTCCAATTTGTTCCATATTTCTTTTACAGTTTCGcaagttgatatcttgtcgtattcttctcCATTAACTGCATAAAGAAGCGAACTTACAGCATGttagtttggattacctcttgttgttctttctTAACCTCAAAActttcaaggtcttctatgtCAGTACTGCTAGATTCTTTATGTTTGTCCTTTGGCTTCTCCTTAAGTCTTTGAATCGGCTTTAGACCCTTCTTGATGACAACCCACGCTTGAAAGTCATTTGATTGAACAAAGATTCTGAACCTATTTTTTCAATAAGAGTagtgttgtccattaaagtatagTGGTCTTATGGAGGAGTGACCATCCTGGGTAAGAGCACCGAGAATTTGATAATTTgtcatttgatctttgctcacttgcAGTTAAGCAATGATGTTGGTGAgaccttctctgataccaattgaaattgaagaggggggtgaattgaatttttttgtgaATTGACTACTGACTCTTCACAGTCGACTTAACTGCAGATCAATACACTTCAtaaaatagattagatttaaaataattaagcaaataaataatttaacataaagtaaagacatagaaatttatcctggtttggaacaccaatgtggtgcctacttccagtcccgtTTGGCTAGGAAATAGGTAAGGGTATTGTGCATGTTTGAGCAGAAGCGGTCATAGGATTTCTCAACACTCTTAGTGAAGTTGGAGTAAGAGTTCTAAATGGAGATTACAAGCTCATTGGAGGAGGAGGAAGACTCAGTCTTAATGGAATCAACCTGGGAGAACATTTTGTTAAACAGTTTTACCCCTTTCTATTTGAAACCGTATAGAGAGAGTCGCACTTTGTTGATGTTGGTACCAGTATCCTTGCTCAACTGTAGTAGTTTGGCAGTCGACTCCTTGATGTTGTCTATTACTTCCTCAATGGCGGCGAGCCTGCCTTTGAGTTCTTCAATCTCCTTGTCTGCACAGAACATGGAATTAGACACAAATTTACTTACCCTGGAAGTGTCAGGCCGGCTTTTGACAGAGTCCTTTTTACACCATTCTTTTTGGATCAGAACATAGCCCATGCTTGCAAAGGTCTTTGAGTCATAAATGGCAGAGACTTCTACCACTAGAAAGGCTGAGAGGTCAATTCTATAGTAAAGAAGAATCCGAGTGATGGGCAGACCATAGGGCAAACTGGCTGAGGATATGGGAGCCAGCGGCACTTTCTATCATATATTCACGAATCTAGGAACTCCAGttgattttgtatttcttattAGGTAGTAGAGAACAAACACATCTCTGCATGTCACATTACTGAGAGATCCCTTTTGAGGAATCAAGGTGGTTGCAATGATGTGGGCCAAGATTCTATTTCGAAAGCTGAGAGATGGAGGACCAAAAGAGGGGCTAGTTGAGTTAGGATCTGAGACAGCCTTCTTTGCTTCGTCAAAACTAACTAGTTATGTGTAACTGgaggtgacattctttttggatggacaaaaaaagaaatgacaacacataaaatgagatgTAGGGACATTTTTAAGAAACTATTGCAGCTAAAAAATTTAAGACAACTTTTAACAGTATTGACAAACAAATAATGGGTGAATTATAGTTTACAAATCCCTCCCCAGTACAGAGGTGGATCTataattttaaacttgtgggttcccaataaaataaattaatatgcaaaaataatttgtaaaaaaatgagtaatcaaatatttttaatatattgtcTTAAAGCAACAACCCGTTAAACACGACATCTTTAAAAACATTATCATTATAATAGTACTCGACGACTTGTCATGTTTTGAAAATGACCAATGATCGCTTCATTATGTATAGTTTCAAATACCTCATCTTCTATATAACAAACTAAACAATTATTCAAAAATTCATCACCAATTCTGCTACGCAAGTCATTCTTAATATATTTCATCGAAGAGAAAGCTCTTTCCACCGTTGCAGTAGCCCTAGGTAATATCAAACTCAACTTCACAATCAATATACAAGTCTCCAAGTATTGTGCAAATTTGTTTTCACCAATGTCTCTGAAATATCCCCAAGTTTTTTCAACTTAGATAAATCATTATTCCCTTGTCGCACATAGTCAATATGATTATCAAGCTCAAAACTAAGATCCTCAAGCATGAAAGCACTAAACTCATCCGGATAATAGGTAGCAAGTTTTATAATCCTGTTTTTATCATAATTTACAAAAGAGTTATCTGGACTCAAACTGGCCATACCAAGAAGTAGATCAGTATTCACTTCATCAAAACGACTGTTAAGCTCACCAAGTTGTAAATCAATTACAACATGAAAAATTTCAACACACAAATGATGAGAATATGTGATACCTGAAATCTTACGCTTTGACTTTCCAAGAGCATAATTCTTATTCATTTCGGAaatcataatatcatgtttggaacaaaataaagaaacatcCTTTACCAAAGAATCCCATTTAGAATCTCTCATAGATTGCAACCGTCTCTTTGTGAAACCAAAAAGGTTCATAGCAGTAACGATATCTTGATCTTTTCTTTGCAAAGCCACATTCAAATCATGTGTAATTGCCAACACTTTTAACATCAAATGCAGCGTATACACAAACTCATAAGATCTTATATCATCTACTAAAATCTTTGCCAATGATTTCTCTTGGTAATTTGAACCCTCCTTAGCAAGAACTTCTAGTACATGAATAATTGAGgagaataatttaataaatttatgcaCTATTTTAAAATGAGAACTCCAACGAGTATCTCCTGCCCTTTGAAGTCCAAGTTCTTAATTCAATCCGTTTCCTGTATGAACTTTACCGAGAATTAGTAACTCTTCTAATTTTTCTGTTTGATCATTTCTAAGCATCTCCCTGTGCTTAAAAGATCctccaacaacattcaaaacattagtaagaatattaaaaaattgatCTACCTCATGATGCTTCTTTGCAACAGCTACAACAGTCAATTGTAACTGATGAGCAAAATAATGTACACTATATGTTGAAGGATATCTTTCATAATCAAAGTTTTAAGACCATTGAATTCTCCCTGCATATTACTAGCTCTATCATAACCTTGTCCCCGAATACGAGAAGAACTCAAATTATGCTCTAAAAGCAAAGAACATATAACATCTTTTAGTGACCATGCAGATGTATCTTTAACATGAACAATACCAAGATATCGCTCAATAAGCTTACCCTCTTTGTTGACATATTGCAGAACAAGAGCCATTTGTTCTTTATGAGAGACATCTTTAGAGTCCTCAACTAATATTCCAAAGTAATCTCCATTTAAGTCTTCAACAATTGCTTTCAAAATTTCTTTAGCACAAGAATTCACAATGTCTTTTTGAACATTTGGACAAATCATGATATCATTTTGTGGAGCATTTTCTAACACAACTTTTTTCACATCTTCCTTCCTATCTGCGTACCACTTTAAGAGATCTAAAAAGTTTCCTTTTCTTGTAGAAGTTTCACTCTCATCATGACCTCGAAAAGGCAATCCTTCTTTCAAATGATATCTTGCAACATCAATGGAAGCATTCAAACAAACTCGATATTCATCTTTTGTTTTCTCAGATTGCTTGTTGAAAGAAGCTAATATAGATTGTCCTTGATTATCTAAATCAAGCATCATCTTGAAACACCGATTGTGAAAACTATTTACTTCACCCACATGCTTATTAAGTCATTCTATCCCTTTATTTCAACTTCTGAAGCCATCTATTGTAAAAAAATCACCGGCTCTTTTTCCATATCCACCAATCCCATTTTTAAACAAGTAACAACATAAGCAAAAAGCTGCATCTTTTTCAATATTATATTCTATCCATCCCGAATATGAAGTATCAAACCAGTTGGGATTAAAATAACGCGATTTTCCACCAAAATCTGTTATTGGAAAAATAAAATGCTCACCAGGTCTGCAGGGCCCTTTTTAAATGTAATATCTCCTTACTCTATCATGTTGATTAGGATTATATTCaaaaatttgttttcttttagaAGGATCGGATTCAAGAAaacccaaattcaatttttatctttatctGATGGTTGAGAAGGATTGACATTATCAGAAATTTCAGTATGTGAAGGAGAACTTACTAAAGGAGAATCTAGAGTGATTTTAGGCTTGAAAAATTTCGTAATCATCTTGAACTAACTTCACAATTTCAacctatttaaattaaaaaaaaattaacaactaACAAATAATAAGCTACAATGAAAGCAAGGCTGAAATTAGGGGCTTAAgagagtaaaaaagaaaaatttaaagtaaGGCTGAAAAGTGTACCTTGTTTAAAAATAGTTGGCCTTCTAAAATTAGGAGCTTAAGAGAGCGAGAGTCTTTCAATGGCCATTTCTTCCAGATTCCAGAAGCTAAGCTACAACTgctctttctatttctttttttagtgtttagctttagtttaactatttattttttgttatgatatatatcaattatagtgaatgtctatcaaaatctatttgatgtctatcaggatttgatgtatttgtctttagtatgaaactaggggcaaattcccctataaataaaagggcttccttcattgtaaatcatccctaaagagaagaaataagaatcactctctctattctctctagtcttaataagaatcactctctctattctctctagtcttcttcttgttctttattgttttataatacGTCATCAGTACGAGaatctgccaaacaaggtgagattataaatctgaaggatttcaaggttagtaattctttatgttatctttcttttgctactactaatataattattattggatttgacgaaaaataattggtttggaaccatttatattttaaatttattcctcaagaacaatattatcaaaagggatgataatatgttgggctcaagtcccatcgattcatgcctaagacgcttttatatggataagatgttgagtttgaatctcaatacaccatattgatgatattatgatagctaaggcaaaataatgggtgtttaatgaaaagttatgaaattcgacccattgaatatgctctattccatgaagtgaatgtggtaacaatatatgataagtctgaaatatgacaacttacttcattcttgaggtgtatgtggtagcagtgcataatatgtctaaaagaagacaagtgattgaatgcacgaatatacgtgtggagggacaatatgataatgatcatcaaaagtgatgatattttcacacgtttatatgattataagatttacttgagaaaaattctctacatcatatgtattcctcgatttgcttctgaagtaacaaaattttgaaagaggttataagctatcataatttgataggcttaaggcatgattatattccattcctggggaatgagaaacttattaatgcaaacatgcacttgattgtgattatatcacaactcacctccgaaagaggttgaataattttaaaatctacttctaaagtagtaaatctgaaatttattcatataatggtaaatatgaaatttactaaagcaaaaacacatatcatgataaacttggagtttactagattaaaagttcataagttgacatgaacgattgcgatatgccgaagatgtgcatactgagtattgaacatatattgaagaattagaaaattcttcatgaactttaatgttgcttgttctcatgataagttggttggaccaactaatttggggattggatccctcaaaatctgaaaagaataaaaggtgaataagagcCCGTTCACcgatcatgtgatatgttgaaaagatgaatcaataagatgatcacatgtacattcatggtcaacctacgtttgacattcataaagttacttgttcaatataaattgaacataatttttagattgtgtaattaagataattcatcttgataatgatggtttagcattgaataccttccataaatagttgaaccattactaatgagaacaaagtttcatgtattggtatgaaatatgatatatttcatacaatagcacttgtatagTTGAACCATtaccaatatattatgattatttcttccctctcaattggttcaaggtcaggaaccaactactccatctaatagttttgatgtgcggtatacgattaataaatataccatgatgcacaaagatggattcctcaaagaagatagaggatgtatgttagttttcctaacataagggggagattataaacagctatgaaatatgttagaaattatcatcagatcctcattcaacaGATAactcaagtcaaatgtcgaaagcatctcatatttagctgcaagtgctcctattttgtgtccttaaaggataaagtctatgcatgcgtgaagcatgataaaccaatcgattccaaatgaaataattcttgaaaaggacAAGGAGCAAATAATTatgataagaaggcaatgtgcacTTGAAGAGActacaacataacacttcatgaaaccttatgataggtttaggtacctgaaaataatgaagtggtgagaactcaaaatgttatgtcgcattgtgaaccgatacaaaataagaaatcgtcgacgatatctttgatacaatattggcgcaatattgtaaaagattatgaggatctgaattctacgttaatttaagcatgctgacatagaaatatttgtcaagtgacctgaaaggaagcattttggtaagcataaaacttatttgatttgcagtccagatacttgaagatgtcacacttgacatattggatattgttacttgacaaacatccatattaaaatccctaaaaaattcaaaatgcctgaagaatataaagtttctggaaaactttttattatcttcataagatataatttgatgatctaagtatcattgaaactcttggagagttttccaaagcaatagagtatttgcttaaatgagaaacatgcaaaaattgaataaggatccattccaacctcaagaaaagaatgaggaactccatggttatgaagtaccatatcttagtgcaattgatggactaatgtatcttgcaaacactaaaaggcctgatatagcctttttttttagttaatttgttagcaagtttgcagtcccgatattattggtcatgctgattttgggtacttatctgacctacataaggctcggtctcaaataggctatgtgtttatatgtggtggtactgcaatatcttggagatatacaaagcaatctatcgtagccacttcatcgaagcatgctgagataatagctattcatgaagcaagccgagaatgtgtatggttgaggtccatgatacatctcattcgagaaaaatatggtgtgaaatataacAATCTAGCCACAATTTTATTCGGAGATAAAgcatcatgcatagcacatcttaatggaggatttataaaaggagatagagcgaaacacacttcatcaaagtttttctacatacatgagctacaaaagaatagtgatatcaacgtgcaacaaattcgttTAAGTGAAAACGTGgctttattcaccaagtcttctccaattacaacttttaagaagatgatgcacaagatcgggatgcaaaggttcaagaatgttctcattagggggagttaatacgcgttgtactcttttttccttacgaggttttgtcccactaggttttccttgtaaggtttttaatgaggcagccgatatgtgtattgttagaaatgtgtactctttttccttcactagatttttttcctactgggttttttctagtaaggttttaaggAGACACATTAtttatctagacattcaagggagagtattatgatatatatcaattatagttaatgtctatcaagatcaagatctattttatgtatttgtctttagtgtgaaactaggggcaaatttttctataaatagaaacgtttacttcattataaatcacccctaaagaaaagaaattagaatcactatctctattctctctactcttcttcttattctttattattttataacatttttaattttattttgtcttgatttttgttgttatCGGACTTGGTCAGTTGGTCTTTCTTATTGGGCCGTACATTTTGTTAACATTAATAATGGGTGAATTATAGTTTACAAAATCCCTCCCCAGTAGCACCAAACAGGAGGAATatgaaaattcttgaagaaatagaAATACCTGGCTTCTTTAAAGGGTACAAGTAAATAATATTCTTTAACTGTCTTAATTAAATCGCCGAAAGGAAAGTCAAAAAAGCAACTGATATTACGTCTCCCAATTATAAATTTGTCAAAAGCTAAATCTTTCCCTTTCCCACTATcgatatcagatatagtacatgTTAACGTTCGTATAACAATATCGTTTGTTTGTCTCCATATTtgttatattattaaaaaaaaaaaaaaaattataacgtAATGTAACAACCAAATat encodes the following:
- the LOC107864866 gene encoding zinc finger MYM-type protein 1-like, which gives rise to MMLDLDNQGQSILASFNKQSEKTKDEYRVCLNASIDVARYHLKEGLPFRGHDESETSTRKGNFLDLLKWYADRKEDVKKVVLENAPQNDIMICPNVQKDIVNSCAKEILKAIVEDLNGDYFGILVEDSKDVSHKEQMALVLQYVNKEGKLIERYLGIVHVKDTSAWSLKDVICSLLLEHNLSSSRIRGQGYDRASNMQGEFNAVAKKHHEVDQFFNILTNVLNVVGGSFKHREMLRNDQTEKLEELLILEVLAKEGSNYQEKSLAKILVDDIRSYEFVYTLHLMLKVLAITHDLNVALQRKDQDIVTAMNLFGFTKRRLQSMRDSKWDSLVKDVSLFCSKHDIMISEMNKNYALGKSKRKISGITYSHHLCVEIFHVVIDLQLGELNSRFDEVNTDLLLGMASLSPDNSFVNYDKNRIIKLATYYPDEFSAFMLEDLSFELDNHIDYVRQGNNDLSKLKKLGDISETLVKTNLHNTWRLVY